The following coding sequences lie in one Oncorhynchus kisutch isolate 150728-3 linkage group LG3, Okis_V2, whole genome shotgun sequence genomic window:
- the LOC109885457 gene encoding PHD finger protein 21A isoform X5, protein MTITPVIATKTLPLVLKAATATMPASAVTPRPSVAKVTAISNTPKASIGHPDSLSSPINLQTSSKLTNQGMEPVRIVSKNTVVVQATAQPIKVPQFIPPPRLMPRPTFVPQVRPNPATPTPTPTVPIAPVPPPPMLAAPQLLQRPVMLTTKLTSTSLASTTGPIHQVRIVNGQPCASITKTLPSAQLTGIVITSPATITATTPLATHQTLQIRSLSPDTKTVKARGVTEPKTSASAPSSPSHATRGTPPPLLRNKREDNPQKLAFMVSLGLVTYDHLEEIQSRRQERKRRTTANPVYSGAVFEPERKKNGVTYLNTPLHQGTRKRGRPPKYSSVPELGLHTPTSPTSSHSASPAHHRPERGGSHFPVHPHTLPLPSPNSGDGDIHEDFCTVCRRSGQLLMCDTCARVYHLDCLAPPLKTIPRGMWICPKCHDQILMKDEAIPWPGTLAIVHSYIAYKAAKEEEKQKLVKWSLELKQDREQLEQRVKQLSQSITKCMENKNTILARQRDMHNSLEKVKGLVRLIQGINFCPSPEVSPPAVQTSMTNGGTDGASADHTGDTSPEDQKNMTDNSGDDLNNNTDGATEEEGKKEDVKEMDNLNSSSLGKTLEPPQTIAPALVDVAEGAK, encoded by the exons ATGACGATCACCCCGGTCATCGCCACTAAGACGCTACCTCTGGTACTGAAAGCTGCCACCGCTACCATGCCTGCTTCTGCCGTGACACCGCGACCCTCCGTCGCCAAGGTCACAGCCATCAGCAACACGCCCAAGGCCAGCATAGGTCACCCTGACTCACTGAGTTCTCCTATCAACCTTCAGACATCCAGCAAGTTGACCAATCAGGGAATGGAGCCAGTTCGGATAGTCTCCAAGAACACTGTTGTT GTGCAGGCCACCGCCCAGCCTATCAAAGTTCCTCAGTTTATCCCTCCACCTAGACTGATGCCTCGACCTACCTTTGTACCGCAG GTCCGACCAAACCCAGCCACACCTACACCCACTCCCACGGTGCCCATTGCCCCTGTGCCCCCTCCTCCCATGCTGGCTGCGCCTCAGCTCCTCCAGCGGCCTGTCATGTTGACCACCAAGCTGACCTCCACCTCACTGGCCTCCACCACCGGGCCCATCCACCAGGTAcgcattgtaaacggccagcccTGCGCCAGCATTACCAAGACCCTGCCCTCTGCCCAGCTGACTGGCATCGTCATCACCTCGCCAGCCACCATTACGGCCACCACCCCCCTGGCAACACATCAGACCCTTCAGATCAGAAGCCTCAGCCCTGACACCAAG ACTGTTAAAGCTCGGGGTGTTACCGAGCCGAAGACATCGGCCAGTGCGCCCTCCTCCCCCTCGCACGCCACTAGAGGCACCCCTCCACCCCTGCTGAGGAACAAAAGAGAGGACAACCCCCAG AAACTAGCCTTCATGGTGTCCTTGGGACTTGTGACATATGACCATCTGGAAG AGATCCAGAGTCGGAGGCAGGAGCGCAAGCGGAGAACGACAGCAAATCCGGTATACAGTGGAGCAGTGTTTGAGCCGGAG CGTAAGAAGAACGGCGTCAcatacctgaacactcctctacACCAAGGCACCAGGAAGAGAG GTCGCCCACCCAAATACAGCAGTGTTCCTGAGCTGGGTCTTCACACCCCAACATCCCCCACCAGCAGTCATTCCGCCTCCCCGGCCCACCACCGGCCAGAGAGGGGGGGCTCTCACTTCCCCGTCCACCCCCACACCCTCCCTCTGCCTAGCCCCAACTCCGGGGAT GGAGACATCCATGAGGACTTCTGCACTGTGTGCAGGCGCAGTGGTCAGTTGCTCATGTGTGACACATGTGCACGTGTTTACCATCTGGACTGCCTCGCTCCACCTTTGAAAACCATTCCCAGGGGCATGTGGATCTGCCCCAAATGTCACGACCAG ATTTTGATGAAAGATGAGGCAATCCCATGGCCTGGAACCCTCGCTATCGTTCATTCCTACATTGCATATAAAGCAG ctaaagaggaggagaagcagaaaCTGGTGAAGTGGAGCTTGGAACTGAAGCAGGACAGAGAACAACTAGAACAAAGGGTCAAACAGCTGAGCCAATCCATAACA AAATGCATGGAGAACAAGAACACTATCCTGGCCCGTCAGAGGGACATGCACAACTCCCTGGAGAAGGTCAAAGGCCTGGTGCGTCTCATTCAGGGCATCAACTTCTGCCCATCCCCCGAGGTCTCGCCGCCAGCGGTCCAGACCAGCATGACAAATGGAGGAACAGACGGTGCCAGTGCTGACCACACGGGCGACACAAGTCCTGAGGATCAGAAGAACATGACTGACAATAGCGGCGACGACCTGAACAACAACACAGACGGGGCGACCgaggaggaagggaagaaagAGGACGTTAAAGAGATGGACAACCTCAACAGCAGCAGCCTTGGCAAAACCTTAGAGCCTCCCCAGACTATAGCACCGGCCCTTGTGGATGTAGCAGAGGGGGCCAAATAA
- the harbi1 gene encoding putative nuclease HARBI1, protein MAIQIAILDCDLLLHGRGHKTLDRFDIETVSDEFLLTTFGFPRDFIYYLVELLRDTLSRRTQRSRAISPEVQILAALGFYTSGFFQTRMGDAIGISQASMSRCVTNVTKALVEKAPECIVFMRDEATKQQSKEEFFRVAGIPNVMGVVDCTHIAIKAPNAEDSSYVNKKGFHSINCQLVCDARGLLLSAETNWPGSLQDDFILKQSSVYKELEEQENHEGWFLGDCCYPLKKWLMTPVQYPETSADFRYNLAHTATHEIVDRTFRAIQTRFRCLDGSKGYLQYLPEKCSHIILACCVLHNVSLQSGLDAWTFERTDMPDQSEEGSCKPEAVDSEAVRIRQELILSHFS, encoded by the exons ATGGCTATACAAATAGCCATCCTGGATTGTGACCTGCTGCTCCATGGTCGTGGACATAAAACTCTCGACAGGTTTGATATAGAGACCGTTTCAGACGAGTTCCTATTAACAACATTTGGATTCCCTCGAGATTTCATCTACTACCTGGTGGAGCTACTGCGTGACACATTATCACGACGTACGCAACGGTCTCGAGCAATAAGCCCAGAAGTTCAGATTCTTGCTGCTTTAGGATTCTATACCTCGGGATTCTTCCAGACGAGGATGGGAGATGCTATTGGCATTAGCCAGGCTTCCATGAGTCGCTGTGTGACAAATGTAACCAAGGCACTGGTTGAGAAAGCTCCAGAGTGCATAGTATTCATGAGAGACGAAGCTACAAAACAGCAGTCCAAAGAGGAGTTTTTCAGGGTAGCGGGAATACCAAACGTCATGGGTGTTGTAGACTGTACCCATATAGCCATTAAGGCACCCAATGCGGAGGATTCTTCATATGTCAATAAGAAAGGCTTCCATTCAATTAACTGCCAACTTGTGTGTGATGCCAGGGGACTTTTGCTCAGTGCAGAGACTAACTGGCCTGGCAGCTTACAGGATGATTTCATATTAAAGCAGTCTTCAGTGTACAAGGAATTGGAAGAACAGGAAAATCATGAAGGCTGGTTTTTAG GAGACTGCTGCTATCCTTTAAAGAAATGGCTGATGACACCTGTCCAGTACCCAGAAACTTCAGCAGACTTTCGATACAACTTGGCTCACACTGCCACTCATGAGATTGTGGACCGCACGTTCAGGGCCATTCAAACCCGTTTCCGTTGCCTGGATGGGTCCAAAGGCTACCTTCAGTACTTACCTGAGAAGTGCTCTCACATCATTCTGGCCTGCTGTGTCTTGCACAACGTGTCATTGCAATCAGGCTTGGATGCCTGGACGTTTGAGAGGACTGATATGCCAGACCAGTCGGAGGAGGGCAGTTGTAAGCCAGAGGCTGTGGACTCAGAGGCAGTCCGAATCCGTCAGGAGCTCATTCTTAGTCACTTCAGCTAG
- the zgc:110699 gene encoding ras-related and estrogen-regulated growth inhibitor gives MTDSGPSRKMSRAKLVILGRDNCGKTALCVRFITKRFIGEYDHKKEVTYRCRKTVDKETIDLEILDTANKECVGSAAPSLESSIKWGDGFLILYSITDRSSFESVSHLKRLIDHVKQTLGIPTVIVANKCDMENGRVVRTEEGKALASDLRCSFFELSVAECSVAVELAVEKLVREVRLEYQRHLLAMDKRSRMLQMRHALSRKLTRSKTMQW, from the exons ATGACCGATTCTGGACCGTCAAGAAAAATGTCACGGGCAAAGTTAGTGATACTTGGACGAGACAACTGTGGAAAGACAG CCCTGTGTGTTAGATTCATCACCAAGCGGTTCATAGGAGAATATGACCATAAAAAGG AAGTAACTTACAGGTGTCGGAAAACTGTCGACAAGGAGACCATCGATTTGGAGATATTGGACACAGCCAACAAG gagtGTGTGGGTTCTGCAGCACCTTCTCTGGAGAGTTCCATTAAATGGGGCGAtggttttcttattttgtattccATCACAGACCGGAGCAGTTTTGAGTCTGTCTCACACTTAAAGAGGCTTATTGATCATGTCAAGCAGACCCTAG GCATACCTACTGTAATAGTTGCGAATAAATGTGACATGGAGAATGGAAGGGTGGTGCGGACAGAAGAAGGAAAGGCCCTTGCCAGTGATCTGAG GTGCAGCTTCTTTGAGTTGTCTGTGGCGGAGTGTTCTGTGGCTGTGGAGTTAGCTGTTGAGAAGTTGGTACGAGAGGTGCGCCTGGAGTACCAGCGCCACCTACTGGCCATGGACAAACGCTCACGCATGCTCCAGATGAGGCACGCACTGAGCCGCAAGCTTACCCGCAGCAAGACCATGCAGTGGTGA